The genomic window AAAGCCTACATTGAAAGCATTTTATTAAACCTACTAACCAATTCTATAAAATACAAATCGGAAAATAGAAAACTAAAAATCTCTATAACCGCAGAAAAAATAGAAAACAAAACAATATTAACCTTTAAAGACAACGGCATTGGAATTGACCTAGAAAGAAACCGCGATAAAGTATTTGGACTATATCAAAGATTTCACAACTACCCCGACAGCAAAGGATTAGGTCTCTACCTTGTAAAATCTCAAGTCGAAACAATGGGAGGAACAATTTCAGTAGACAGCGAAGTCAATAAAGGAACTACATTTACAATAACATTTAAAAATTAATTATTATGCTTGAGCAGATTTTATGCATTGACGACGACCCCATCACATTAATGTTATGCAAAAAAGTAATCTCTAAATCTTCATTTTCACATGAAGTCATTACAGCTCAAAACGGTGAAGAAGCCCTCCATCATTTTAACACCTTAAAATACACCAATGACAAAAACAAAAGAAAACCAGAATTGATTTTTCTAGATTTAAATATGCCAATAATGGGCGGCTGGGAATTTTTAGATCACTTTACTTCTTCAGATTATAATGAATTTAATTCTGCTCCTGTAATTGTTCTATCGTCTACAATTGATCCAGAAGATTTAGCTAAAGCAAAACAATATCCAATTATCATCGATTTTCTTTCCAAACCCATTACACAACCAATGCTGGAGTATCTTAAGAAAAAAATTGGAATTTAAATTCAAATTTCCAAAAGTACCAGGTCGAATCAGTAGAGAACATTTACTATAAAAATCCAAATTCCAACTTCATAGAAGTGTTGGAATTTGGATTTTATTTTTTCTGAATCTACAGTAATTCCAGATTTAGATTTTGGATTCCCCACTTAGATAAAAACAAAAAAAGTCCTCTAAAAGAGGACTTTTTATATCTATCAAATTGTAATTAATTACAATTTAGCAACATGTTTAGTTAATTTAGACTTCAAGTTAGAAGCTTTATTATCATGAATGATGTTCTTTTTAGCTAATTTATCAATCATAGAGATTACAGTTGATAATTTTGCAGTAGCATCACTTTTATCAGTAGCTAATCTCAATGCTTTAATAGCATTACGAGTAGTTTTATGTTGGTATCTGTTAAGAACTCTTCTTTTCTCGTTACTTCTGATTCTTTTTAATGCTGACTTATGATTTGCCATTTCTTTTAATTTTAGATGTAATAATTATTATAAATACTAGTTAAAAAAGAAAAACCTCCCACAATTGCCAGGCAATCACTTTGGTTTTAACTAATAAAACAAAAACCGAGACACCAATTCTTGTTTTACAAAACTTATTTACAACTAATTTGTAGTCCGTAGGGGAATCGAACCCCTGTTACCAGGATGAAAACCTGGCGTCCTAACCCCTAGACGAACGGACCTCAATTCTCCTAAGTTGGAAACTTTTCAATATGTAATATAACTTGTAGTCCGTGGGGGAATCGAACCCCCCTTACCAGGATGAAAACCTGGCGTCCTAACCGATAGACGAACGGACCGTGCTTCTCTA from Flavobacterium fluviale includes these protein-coding regions:
- a CDS encoding response regulator; this encodes MLEQILCIDDDPITLMLCKKVISKSSFSHEVITAQNGEEALHHFNTLKYTNDKNKRKPELIFLDLNMPIMGGWEFLDHFTSSDYNEFNSAPVIVLSSTIDPEDLAKAKQYPIIIDFLSKPITQPMLEYLKKKIGI
- the rpsT gene encoding 30S ribosomal protein S20, with protein sequence MANHKSALKRIRSNEKRRVLNRYQHKTTRNAIKALRLATDKSDATAKLSTVISMIDKLAKKNIIHDNKASNLKSKLTKHVAKL